The DNA region GGTGACGGCCGTCTTGCCACCGCCGAGCGCGATGTTGTTGTCGGCGAACAGTTCGGAGACACCCTCGGGCGCGGGTTTGATCCCGGCGTCCTTGGCGGCCTGTGCCACCGGCCCGGGTTTGGTCACGTTCACGACCATGTCGTAGAACACCGTGTTCGCGGAGCGCTGCATCGCTTCGGACACCGTGCACTGCGCCGAACACGAGCTGCCGGGACCGGCGTTCCGGATCGTCTGCTTCCCGAACTGCCGGTTGTTGGAGCCGTCGAACGTCGAATTGATGCCGCCCTTGCCGAGCTGCATGTACGCGGTGAGGTCGAACGGCTTCATCGACGATCCGGGGTTCTGCGGTGTGTTCGCCCAGTCACGGCCCTTTTGGTCCTTGCCGTTGGGCCCCTTCACGATGGACGGGCCACCGTAGTACGCCTTCACGCCGCCGGTCTTGGGGTCGATCGCGACGAGCGCGTTGAGCAGGTTCTCGTCGGTCTGGCCCTTCATCCCCTCGGCCACCGCCTGCTCGGCCGCGGCCTGCGCCTTCGGGTCGATGGTCGTGTAGACCTTGTAGCCGCCCCGGTAGTAGACGTCGTCGGTGATGCCGTTCGCGGCGAGCTCCTCCTTGACCTTGTCGCGGATGAACGGGTTGACCACCCCGGCCTGCTGCTTGTCCTCCTGCGGGATCGGCGTCGGGAACTGCAGGTTCGCGCGGTCGGCGGCGGAGAGGAAACCGTTCTGCACCATCCGGTTCAGCGCGACGGTCCAGCGTTCGTTGGCGACCTTCGGGTTCTCCGAGCGGCCCGGCTGCTGGATGAGGCCCGCGAGGAGCGCCGCCTCGGACGCGTTCAGCTCGCCGGCGGGCTTGCCGAAGAACGCCTGCGCGGCCGACTCGATCCCGTACGCGCCGCGCCCGAAGTAGATGATGTTCAGGTACGCCGTGATGATGTCCTTCTTCTCGTACGTCTGGTTCATCTTGAAGGACTTGGCGAGTTCGGTCCATTTACGGGCGAGCGACGACTCGTCGTCCCCGCTGGCGACCTTGATGTACTGCTGGGAGATGGTCGAACCACCGCCCTTGCCCGCGGTCACCTGGTTGTAGACCGCGCGCAGGATGCCGCCGATGTCGAAGCCGGAGTTCGTCTCGAAGGAGGCGTCCTCGGTGGCGATCACGGCCTTCTTGACGATGTCCGGGATCTGCTCCGGCGTCAGGATCTGCCGGTTGCCGCCCTTGGGGACGTCCTTGCCCATCTCGGTGTTGTCGGCGTAGTAGTACGTCACCGCCTGGCCCTGCGTGGCCGCGACGGACTGCGGCGACGGCACGTCGACGGCGAAGTAGGTGATCACGAACGCGATCGCCGGGATGACGACGAACAGGCAGAACAGCGCGAGCAGCACCCGCCGGATGCGTCTCCACCGGCGCTTCTTGCGCTGGGCCGGGGTGAGGATCGGCTTCCCGTTCTCGTCGGTCTCCGGGCCGTACTGCTCGTCGTCGTACGGCTCTTCGTACCCGCGATCGGTGGTGCCGTTGTGCTCGTGATGGGTGATGAGGTCCGGCTCGTGCTGCGGCGCGACCGGCGGCCGCTGCGGACGGCGCGGGGGCGGCTGCTGCTGGGACGGACCCTGGCGCTGCCACGGTGCCTGACCGGGCCCCTGCGGCCCGGGACCCTGGCGCTGCCCGTACCCCGGGGGCGGACCGGCGGGGCGACGGGGCGGTCCGGCCGGGCGTTGCGGACGACGGGCGGGGTCAGGGTCCTGACCTGGCCATCCGCCGTGGGGATCGTCGTTCACTGGGACGTCCTCCGAACCTTCCGTGGGTGAGCGCGGTCCTGCGGTCGCAGGTCTCCTTCTACTTAAGACGTATCGGATCGGTTCAGGTTCACCGGTGCCACGAAAAAAGGTGTGCCGGGCACCCGCCCGGCACACCTTTCATCACGTGCTCAGCCCGATCGTCACGGATCTTCGCCGTTCGGGAACAACGGATCCGAAGTCCCCGGCCCCGGCCTCGTCCAGCTCGGCTTCGTGGGCTTGGTGGGTTTCGTCGGTTCCGTCTCCGTCGGCTCGGTGGGAGTCGTCGGTGTCGGGGTGGTCGACGGCGTCTCGGGGGTGGTGGTGGTCGGTGGCGGCTTCTGCGCCGTCGTCGTCGGCACCGAGCGCGCGTCCTTGCCGATCGGCTTGACCTGGTCGAACTTCTCCGACGGCTTGCCGGTCATGTACCGGGACATGAAGTCTTCCCAGATCGGACCGGCG from Amycolatopsis sp. EV170708-02-1 includes:
- a CDS encoding transglycosylase domain-containing protein — protein: MNDDPHGGWPGQDPDPARRPQRPAGPPRRPAGPPPGYGQRQGPGPQGPGQAPWQRQGPSQQQPPPRRPQRPPVAPQHEPDLITHHEHNGTTDRGYEEPYDDEQYGPETDENGKPILTPAQRKKRRWRRIRRVLLALFCLFVVIPAIAFVITYFAVDVPSPQSVAATQGQAVTYYYADNTEMGKDVPKGGNRQILTPEQIPDIVKKAVIATEDASFETNSGFDIGGILRAVYNQVTAGKGGGSTISQQYIKVASGDDESSLARKWTELAKSFKMNQTYEKKDIITAYLNIIYFGRGAYGIESAAQAFFGKPAGELNASEAALLAGLIQQPGRSENPKVANERWTVALNRMVQNGFLSAADRANLQFPTPIPQEDKQQAGVVNPFIRDKVKEELAANGITDDVYYRGGYKVYTTIDPKAQAAAEQAVAEGMKGQTDENLLNALVAIDPKTGGVKAYYGGPSIVKGPNGKDQKGRDWANTPQNPGSSMKPFDLTAYMQLGKGGINSTFDGSNNRQFGKQTIRNAGPGSSCSAQCTVSEAMQRSANTVFYDMVVNVTKPGPVAQAAKDAGIKPAPEGVSELFADNNIALGGGKTAVTPEDMAAAYATFAGEGQRRDKHFVVKVTNSQDEAAYSAPEEAKPAFADDADKSKQIAGNVTESLKGVIPFSKLKCPNNHECAGKTGTQQHTYRPGEPASAKDANSQTWMVGYTPSISAAVWVGGDGDKALKGKNGKSIFGSTIAGPIWQKFLSLYLNGKPGERFDKVKIIGGDDSNTVPSTQTPPDEDEGSTETGTPSTGPSTGPSSSRNEEDPPSSSKNPPTSSENNEEGGNGGPGRGGRGDTE